In Flavobacterium praedii, the DNA window TGAAATCCGGCAAGGTTTCAAAAACCTTGTAGGTATGTTTCTTGTTTTCAATATACCTACAAGGTCAAAAAAAGAACTTGCAGGAAAGCTGGTACTGAATGGTCTCCTGCTTTAACTTGATAATTTTTTTATTTTCAATAACTTTTGTCCAATTTTATATTTGACATCATAAGCAATTTCTTTTTGCAAAGTTTCTAAAGCTATTTCAGTTTTGCTTACGAGTAATACTTCTGCAAAACTTGTGCTCATGCTTACATTTAAAACGCCTTCAAATTGTTTAAATTTTTCGGTAACCGTATTTTTGCAACCACTACAGGTAATTCCTTCGAAGGGATATAAATTGACAAGCACTTCATTATTTTTTTGCAATTCAATGAATAATTCAGAACCCGTTCTTGGCATGGCAGAATCTTGACAAACTTCCATTTTTAGAAAATGAAAACTAGCATTAAAAAGCAATTTATATTCTTCTAGGCTTCCGCCAAAAGGTGGGCCATTTTCAAAAGCACGATTGAATAATAATCCAATAATTTTGCCTTTTTGGGCAAGTAGCTGATGCATTTTCCAAACGTATTTTTGGCGCATGGTGGGTGGCAAAGCGCAAAAGAAGGTTTGTTCGATTATAAACTCGTATTCCCCTTGATGTTCAAAAAAGTCACCCAAAACGATGTTGATGTTGGGATTGTCTTTGAATTTGTTTTTTAGGTTATCGACTAATGTAGGTGCGATATCAATGACGGTAACATTTTTAAAACCTTTTTCAAGAAGATAAACCGCTTCATGAGTATTTCCGCAGCCAGGTATTAAAATTCGACTGTTTTTATTTTCTAAAGTATTGATGTAATGTTTTATGGGTGGAGATACTTCGCCAAGATCCCAACCTGTTGAATTGGCTAGGTATTGATTGTCCCAATAGGTTTGATCCAAAGGTTTTTCACAAGATAGCACACAGCATTTTAGTTCCTCCATAATTTATATTTTTTTTCGTGTATTTAATCCAAAAGGCAAGTACAAAGGGCAAATTCCAATAAAACTGGTTAAAACAAATACTACTGCTAAAGCAAGAAGAACGTATGCGAGTGTGCCACTTATGATTCCGGTGTATGTTAAAACAGTTAAAATAATTGCTATAAATAATCGCACCAACTTGTCTGTAGAACCCATATTTTTTTTCATAATAAATTGTTTTTTTTTAATGATTTTATTTTTTCTTAGTTGTAAAACAGGTAATTAAAGTTACGTATAAAAATCTTTCTCTGAAAATATTTTAATTGAAACAAAATTGTTTCGATAAAGTGATGCTCTTAGAGTAATGGCATTAAGTTAAGGTATGAATATTAAAACGGAAGCTGATTTTTGACAACAAAGGCAATAGTTTTTATAAAATCGATAAACGAGAATGGTTAATTTTCAATCTAAAATTTCTTAACGTTACGTTTTTTTGCGTGAGGGATAGGAGCTAGCTACCAAAGTAGCGCGGATAGCCCGACAACAGTAGGGAAATGGGCCGAATAGTTAGTGTAATAAGTTGGCCCATTTTCCTACTGGTGGCACGCCCTAATTGTTCTTTTATTTCAAAATTTTACTTTGGCAGACAAAATCGGTTCTTGGGATATCTGTTTTTGCAATGGCATTGAAACCACCTTCAATCTCGGTGAAATTTCTAAATCCTCGAGACTGCAAAATGGAAGCGGCAATCATGCTGCGGTAACCGCCGGCACAATGCATAAAAAAGTGCTCTTTTGGATCGATATCTTTTATCCAATCATTGATGTTTGCCAGGGGTTTGCTGTAGGCATCTTCGATATGTTCGGCACTGTATTCGCTTTCTTTTCTAATGTCAATGATTTTGCTTTCGCCAATTTTCATTAGCGTTTTGAATTGGTCTGCATTGATTCGGTTTATGGTGTCTATTTCTTTTCCTGCTTTTTTCCAAGCTTCAAAACCACCTTCTAGATGACCCAATAAATGATCAAAACCAACGCGACTCAATCGGGTTACCGTTTCTTTTTCTCTTCCCACTTCGGTAACTAAAATAATTGGTTGTTTGACATCGGCGATCAAAGCGCCTACCCAAGGGGCAAAATCGCCATCGACGCCAATGTTTATGGATTGGGGAATAAAACCTTTGGCAAAATCACTGTTGTTTCGAGTGTCTAGGATTAAAGCGGCAGTACTTTCTGCTATGGTTTCAAATTCAGCTACAGATATACCTTTTAATCCAAGGTCTAAAACATTCTCAAAACTAGTGTATCCTTTTTTGTTCATGGCAACATTCATTCCAAAATAAGCTGGAGGAGGGAGCAGACCGTCTGTGACTTCATTGATGAATTCGGCTTCGGTCATATTGGCTCTCAGTGCATAGTTGGTTGCTTTTTGATTCCCAATTGTTGATACTGTTTCTTTGCTCATGTTTTTGCCACAGGCACTTCCTGCACCATGGGCGGGATATACGATTACATCATCTGCAAGAGTCATGACTTTGTCTCTTAAGGAATGGAAAAGTAATCCTGCCAATTGTTCTTGAGTCATTCCAGCAGCTTTTTGGGCCAAATCAGGTCTTCCTACATCGCCAATGAATAAAGTATCTCCAGAGAAAACAGCATGGTCTTTTCCGTTTTCGTCGACTAGCAAATAAGTAGAACTTTCCATAGTATGACCAGGAGTGTGCAGTACTTTTATTTTGATATTTCCAATTTCAAAAATTTGATTATCTGTAGCAACAATGGCATCAAATTCTGGTTTTGCGGTTGGTCCGTAAACGATTGCAGCTCCAGTTTCTTTGCTTAAATCCAAATGACCCGAAACAAAATCGGCATGAAAATGGGTTTCGAAAATGTATTTCAATTTGACTCCATCACGTTCGATTCTATCCAAATAGGGTTGTGTTTCTCTAAGTGGGTCAATTATTGCCGCTTCCCCATTAGAAGTGATATAATAGGCTCCTTGTGCTAAACAACCGGTATATATTTGTTCAATTTGCATGATTTTTTAATTTTAATGTGATACAAAGTTAATCTCGATTTTCGGAAAAGTTTGTGATAATTGTTACTTTTAACTAAAGTTTATTTCAAGATGGTTTCTTTAATGATAATGTAGATTCCCATGACTAAAATAAACCAGCCAAAAACGGGCTTAAGCTTGTCTCCATCTACTTTTTTGGATAATTGAGTACCAATAAGCATTCCTATAAATGCAATAGCTGAAATTGTAAATAAGAAAGGATAATCAATGGGTGTGCCAATGTATAAATCACCAATAAAACCGATGGAAGAATTAACAAAAATGATTAGTAATGAAGTTCCAACAGCTTGTTTCATTGGTAAATTGGCAAAAAACAATAGAGCTGGAATAATTAGAAATCCACCGCCAGCCCCTAAAAATCCAGTTACGATTCCGACTATAGAACCGATTAGTGCTAATTGCCAGTAATTGGTTCCTACAGATTTTATGTTTGAATTGGATTTTCGAATCATTGAAAACGAAGCTGCCATCATCAAAACGGCAAAAATAATCATGATTAGAAAATTTTTGGTGACTTGAAAATCATTTAGAGTAAAAAGTACATTCGGGATTTTTAGAATAATTACTTCTCGGATGATTAATATGGAGATGACAGAAGGAACAGCAAAAAATAATGCGGATTTGACTTTGAGATTTCCCATTCGGTAATGGCTGAAACATCCTGATAAAGCAGTAATTCCAACAATAAATAAGGAATAACTAGTAGCCAATTTTGGATCAATTTTAAATAAATAAACCAATATGGGAATGGTCAAAATAGAACCACCACCACCAATTAGCCCTAGAGAAAGACCTATTATTATTGAAGCCAAATAACCGAAGTATTCCATATTTTGTTTTTATTTACTGCAAAGATGCGGAGACTATTTTTGATATAAAGTAACTTTTATCACATTTAGAAGGCAGATTTCAGAAGTCAGAAGCCAGAAGTCAGAAGGCAGAAGGCAGAAGTCAGAAGGCAGAATGCAGATTTCAGAAGTCAGATTTCAGAAGTCAGAAATCACTATTCACTACTCACTATTCACTACTCACTACTCACTTCTCACTATTCACTACTCACTATTCACTTCTCACTATTCACTACTCACTATTCACTACTCACTATTCACTACGCATAACTACATTAATATTTCAATTTGGTTGCGATGCAGAATAACTAAACCTCTTTGTTCCATTTTTTTGAGTAATCTCGAAATCACTTCTCGGGAAGTATTCAAATCCGAGCCAATTTCTTGATGTGAAAGTTTAAGTTCCTTGCAGCCACAAGCTTCTACTTGGCGTTTTAGGTAAAATTCCAGGCGTTCGTCCATAGCTCTAAAAGCAATGCTGTCAATGACTTCAAGAACTTCTTCAAAGCGATTGCGATAAGTGCCTATTACAAATTCATACCAAGATCGATGTTGCATCATCCATTTATCCATCAAAGATAAAGGTACCATTACCACCTCAGAGTCCTCAACAACTTTGGCCATAATTTGGCTTTTTTCATTCTTTGCTGCACAAACCATCGATAGGGCACATGCTTGGCCTGGTTGTAAATAATACATAAAAAACTCTCCGCCATCGTCATCTTCTCGATAGACTTTTATAGTTCCTTTGGTAACTAATATGGTATTTTTGATATATTGACCCGTACGCATAATTACCTCTCCTGCGGAGAATTGTTTGATCACTTCGTTTGTTTTTATATCTTGAATCAATTCATTTGAAAAGGAAGGAAAATTTATTTTTAATGGATCAAGCATTTTGATTTCTTTTTTTAATTTTTAGTTTGTTGGCAATACTGTAAAAGTAGTAAAAAAGTAAAAGTATTTTTTAAATGAATGTGTTGTAAAATTTAACAAATTGTGAAAAAAATAAAAGAAAGGGACAATTAAGTCTTTATTTTAAACAATAAATAATAGATATTGGTATTCATTGATTATTGATTTTCACGAAAACGTTTTCTTTATTTTATTGATTAATTCACAAAAAAGGGGTGATTTGTTTGAGGAAAAACTCGTATTTTTACATAAAAATATATATTATGAAATCGCCATGGGCTTTAAACTAAAAGTATAGAGATAATCATAGCGAAACCCTATTTCCAAAAATTAAATACTAATTAGATATGAATTTAACACAAGAAGATTGGATTTCACAATTTGAAGCCGATGATAGAGCAGTAATGCTAGATGTGAGAACAGAAGACGAATGTGATCAAGGTATAATAGAAGGTTCTGTAAATATTGATTTTCATAAAGGTCAAGAGTTTGTTGATGCGATAGCTGCATTGGATAAAAACAAAAATTATTATGTTTACTGTCGTTCAGGCGTTCGAAGTGCAAAAGCATGTGAAATGATGAACGAGTTAGGGATTGAAAACACCTATAATTTACTCGGTGGTATAATAGAATGGAATGGTGATATAGTTTAACATTTCAAAAAAAAGAGGCTAAAACCACTTATTAAATTTAAAGAAAATCTAAAAAAAATAACCTAAGAATGAATACAATACCTCAAGAATTTCAGATTACCACACCACTTATTCAAGATACTTACTTGGTAAATGGTGAATTAAAAAAATGGACAGGAAAAACAACACCAGTATATTCAACAATTTCTTCTACCGAAAAGTATGAACCTACATTATTAGGATCCATACCATTTATGGGAGAAGCCGAAGCACTTGAAGTAGCCGAGTCTGCAAAAGCTGCTTTTAATAACGGGCAAGGATTATGGCCAACCATGAAAGTGGTAGATCGTATTCATTGTATGGAGAAGTTCGTTGCCCAAATGAAAGAGACCCGTACCGAAGTTGTAAAACTTTTGATGTGGGAGATAGGAAAAACACTTGGTGATTCCGAAAAAGAATTTGACAGAACAGTAGAGTACATTAATGATACTATTGAAAGTTATAAAGAATTAAACAGTCGTTCGGCACATTTTTCTAAAGTGCAAGGTATAAATGCCATGGTGCGTAGAGGGCCTATTGGAGTTGTTTTGTGCCTTGGGCCATACAATTACCCATTGAACGAAACTTTTACTTTGCTAATTCCCGCTTTGATTATGGGAAATCCAGTAATTTTTAAACCAGCAAAACATGGTGTTTTATTAATTTCTCCTTTATTGGAAGCTTTTAGAAGTAGTTTTCCAAAAGGAGTAATTAGTATTGTTTATGGAAGAGGGCGTGAAATCGCTTCGCCAATAATGAAATCTGGAAAAGTTGATATTTTGGCTTTGATTGGTAATAGTAAATCGGCTATTGCTTTGCAAGACCAACACCCAAACAAAAACAGATTGCGTTTGGTGCTAGGATTGGAAGCTAAAAACCCAGCGATTATTTTACCAGATGCCGATTTGGATTTAACAATTCAAGAATGTATAGCAGGAACTTTATCTTTTAATGGTCAAAGATGTACTGCGTTAAAAATTATATATGTACACGAAAATATAGCTGCTGAATTCAACAAGCGTTTTGCAGAAAAAGTGGATGCACTTGCGTTTGGGAATCCTTGGGAAAAAGGAGTTGCTTTGACACCGCTACCAGAGGCCGAAAAACCTGCTTATATTCAAGAATTAATTGATGATGCTACAAGTAAAGGTGCTAAAGTTATAAATGCTAAAGGAGGAGAACATTCTGATAATTTTATATTTCCAGCTATTTTGTTTCCTATAAATAAAGAGATGAGAGTATATCATGAAGAGCAATTTGGTCCAGTAGTTCCAGTTTTGACTTTTAAAGATATTCAAGAGCCATTGAATGATATGGCCGAATCAAATTACGGACAACAGGTAAGTTTATTTGGTAAAAATATCAAAACTATTGCCCCACTTATTGATACTTTGGTGAATTTAGTATGTAGAGTAAATTTGAATAGCTCTTGTCAAAGAGGACCGGATGTTTTTCCATTTACAGGAAGAAAAGATTCTGCTTTCGGGACATTGAGTATACATGATGCTTTGCGTTCGTTTTCTATTAGAACTTTTGTTGCTTCAAAAGACAATGCCTACAACAATGAAATATTACAGGAATTGTTAAACAGTAAAGAATCTAATTTTATAAATACCGATTATATTTTATAATCATTTTTTAAAACTATTTTAAAAGCCGTCTCATTTTTCTGGAATGAGACGGCTTTTGTTTTGACTCATAAATAATAGATATGTAATTTGTATAATTGACTGTTTTTGAGTTTAATGGTGATAAGTTCTTTCAAAATGTTTATATTTGTAAGTAGTCATTTTCTTGTTTGCCGATACAGGTTATTAAGAACAAGTTATTCTAAAATGATATAATTGATTTGAAAATTTATTAAGCGAATAAACATCAAAAAGAAAATTAAAATAGTTGCTAAGAGTTTTCATGAGCGTTTGCATCGTGAGCCCTATTATGTACATCCAAAATTAAAATTTATTCCCAACATAGTTATTAATCTCATCACCTTGTGTGTTGCATTAGCTTTGATCACTACCCTTTTATATTTATTGATTCGCTTTCTTATAAAAGCATTTTATCATTTGTAATTAAGAACTAATTTTTTTTGCAAAGAGAATTAATACTAAACATAAAAATCATCTTTTTTATTGGATACAGACAAAATTTGTAATTAAATTTCTAAGTAAGTTATTCTTTTAAGAGTATAAGGATTTTAGTTCGGAGTGGTTTATTTCTTTTTATTACTTTCAGGAGTTTCTTTGTGTATTTTGAAGATAATTTAAATTTTCTAATTGCCAGATTTATTTGATGATAGGTATTAAAAAGAGATTTAAATTGAATAACCAATATTGCTGTTAAAAATGTAGGAGGTTTTGAGATTCCTTCCAATGTAGTTATGATTTACTATGATGATTCTAAAGTGACTTTTTTTTTAAATTCAAGTGTTTTTGAAGCTATTCGGAAAAATAACGTAATTTCTTTAAAAATAATTAAAAAAATAAAATGGATAAAGTTTAAAAATGATATCTATATGGAAGTGTATTTATTAAATAATTTACATAAAAATCAATATATTAGCAAATAATTTAATATTTATTAAAATATTGTCGATTTACTGATTTTTATCTAAAAGTATATAAAATTATGATAAATATCAGCTTTAATACTATAACGTTTTCTTAAATTTGTGATATAATTTAATAACTAAGCCATGAAAGTAAAATTTAGATTTTTAATAGTACTAACATTATTAATTGTTGCAGGAAGTAAAAGCGTAGCTCAGGAAATAAGTTGGATTGCGCCAGAATATTCTAATTCTTTAAAAAATCCTTTTGTAGGAAATCAGAAAGCGACTAATGAAGGGAAAGAGATTTATAATCAAATGTGTGTGTTGTGTCATGGTTTAAAAGGTCAAGGAAATGGAGAAGCTGGTTTAACACTTCAGCCCAATCCAGCTAATTTTTTAGCTTTAAATGTAAAATCTCAAATGGATGGTGCAATTTTTTGGAAAATAACCAATGGTAAAGCACCAATGGCAACCTATTTTGAGCTTTTAACCGATGACCAACGTTGGAAATTAGTAAACTATATTCGAGAACTTGAGAAAAAATAGGATTTAAAATAAAGATTTTTAAAATTTAAAAACCGTTACTGCTCTTAAATGGGTAGTAACGGTTTTTGGTTATAAATTTGAGTGATTATGGAATGTTATTGTGTTTTTATTAAAAATAATTAAAAAAATATTTTTTTACTTTCAATATATTAAAAGCAATATGTATCAGTATCCCCTTTTTTGAAAAGTACAACTATGGTTGCTTCAAAAATATGTTCTATTTTTGTAACTATATGCTAAGTTTATGAGAAATTTTATTTCTATTTCGATTGCTTTTGTTTTGTTAGCGTGTCAGAATGGTTCTGAAACACTTACTAAACTGTATAGTTTGCCCAAAAAATTAAAAGAGGTTTCTGGAATTGTCTATAC includes these proteins:
- a CDS encoding methyltransferase domain-containing protein, whose product is MEELKCCVLSCEKPLDQTYWDNQYLANSTGWDLGEVSPPIKHYINTLENKNSRILIPGCGNTHEAVYLLEKGFKNVTVIDIAPTLVDNLKNKFKDNPNINIVLGDFFEHQGEYEFIIEQTFFCALPPTMRQKYVWKMHQLLAQKGKIIGLLFNRAFENGPPFGGSLEEYKLLFNASFHFLKMEVCQDSAMPRTGSELFIELQKNNEVLVNLYPFEGITCSGCKNTVTEKFKQFEGVLNVSMSTSFAEVLLVSKTEIALETLQKEIAYDVKYKIGQKLLKIKKLSS
- a CDS encoding YgaP family membrane protein, with product MKKNMGSTDKLVRLFIAIILTVLTYTGIISGTLAYVLLALAVVFVLTSFIGICPLYLPFGLNTRKKI
- a CDS encoding MBL fold metallo-hydrolase, which gives rise to MQIEQIYTGCLAQGAYYITSNGEAAIIDPLRETQPYLDRIERDGVKLKYIFETHFHADFVSGHLDLSKETGAAIVYGPTAKPEFDAIVATDNQIFEIGNIKIKVLHTPGHTMESSTYLLVDENGKDHAVFSGDTLFIGDVGRPDLAQKAAGMTQEQLAGLLFHSLRDKVMTLADDVIVYPAHGAGSACGKNMSKETVSTIGNQKATNYALRANMTEAEFINEVTDGLLPPPAYFGMNVAMNKKGYTSFENVLDLGLKGISVAEFETIAESTAALILDTRNNSDFAKGFIPQSINIGVDGDFAPWVGALIADVKQPIILVTEVGREKETVTRLSRVGFDHLLGHLEGGFEAWKKAGKEIDTINRINADQFKTLMKIGESKIIDIRKESEYSAEHIEDAYSKPLANINDWIKDIDPKEHFFMHCAGGYRSMIAASILQSRGFRNFTEIEGGFNAIAKTDIPRTDFVCQSKILK
- a CDS encoding sulfite exporter TauE/SafE family protein; the encoded protein is MEYFGYLASIIIGLSLGLIGGGGSILTIPILVYLFKIDPKLATSYSLFIVGITALSGCFSHYRMGNLKVKSALFFAVPSVISILIIREVIILKIPNVLFTLNDFQVTKNFLIMIIFAVLMMAASFSMIRKSNSNIKSVGTNYWQLALIGSIVGIVTGFLGAGGGFLIIPALLFFANLPMKQAVGTSLLIIFVNSSIGFIGDLYIGTPIDYPFLFTISAIAFIGMLIGTQLSKKVDGDKLKPVFGWFILVMGIYIIIKETILK
- a CDS encoding Crp/Fnr family transcriptional regulator is translated as MLDPLKINFPSFSNELIQDIKTNEVIKQFSAGEVIMRTGQYIKNTILVTKGTIKVYREDDDGGEFFMYYLQPGQACALSMVCAAKNEKSQIMAKVVEDSEVVMVPLSLMDKWMMQHRSWYEFVIGTYRNRFEEVLEVIDSIAFRAMDERLEFYLKRQVEACGCKELKLSHQEIGSDLNTSREVISRLLKKMEQRGLVILHRNQIEILM
- a CDS encoding rhodanese-like domain-containing protein, which codes for MNLTQEDWISQFEADDRAVMLDVRTEDECDQGIIEGSVNIDFHKGQEFVDAIAALDKNKNYYVYCRSGVRSAKACEMMNELGIENTYNLLGGIIEWNGDIV
- a CDS encoding NADP-dependent glyceraldehyde-3-phosphate dehydrogenase, which encodes MNTIPQEFQITTPLIQDTYLVNGELKKWTGKTTPVYSTISSTEKYEPTLLGSIPFMGEAEALEVAESAKAAFNNGQGLWPTMKVVDRIHCMEKFVAQMKETRTEVVKLLMWEIGKTLGDSEKEFDRTVEYINDTIESYKELNSRSAHFSKVQGINAMVRRGPIGVVLCLGPYNYPLNETFTLLIPALIMGNPVIFKPAKHGVLLISPLLEAFRSSFPKGVISIVYGRGREIASPIMKSGKVDILALIGNSKSAIALQDQHPNKNRLRLVLGLEAKNPAIILPDADLDLTIQECIAGTLSFNGQRCTALKIIYVHENIAAEFNKRFAEKVDALAFGNPWEKGVALTPLPEAEKPAYIQELIDDATSKGAKVINAKGGEHSDNFIFPAILFPINKEMRVYHEEQFGPVVPVLTFKDIQEPLNDMAESNYGQQVSLFGKNIKTIAPLIDTLVNLVCRVNLNSSCQRGPDVFPFTGRKDSAFGTLSIHDALRSFSIRTFVASKDNAYNNEILQELLNSKESNFINTDYIL
- a CDS encoding c-type cytochrome; this translates as MKVKFRFLIVLTLLIVAGSKSVAQEISWIAPEYSNSLKNPFVGNQKATNEGKEIYNQMCVLCHGLKGQGNGEAGLTLQPNPANFLALNVKSQMDGAIFWKITNGKAPMATYFELLTDDQRWKLVNYIRELEKK